One region of Termitidicoccus mucosus genomic DNA includes:
- a CDS encoding sugar phosphate isomerase/epimerase family protein, producing the protein MKIGINLMLFGATPEAWPDDLPRLLSAAGADWIEVPTFDPKPSAFAGIAKCLRDLNLGVSVSSALPAGVSAVADRNAAGRWSDFLSRLADTAHALGADLAIGPLYHPVGEFASGAQADLHARLAQRLAGWRSPAPVRFALEPLNRFETNVLNLCADGARVIDAAGNQEFGLMADTFHMHIEERDPIAAFRELGSRCLHFHASENDRGAIGSGQINWSAWFAAIRARELPVVVAECFSAGLGELAAATRIWRDVAGIPEDCASRSLSFLRNHLTA; encoded by the coding sequence ATGAAAATCGGCATCAACTTGATGCTCTTCGGAGCCACGCCGGAAGCGTGGCCTGATGATCTTCCGCGCCTCCTCAGCGCCGCCGGAGCCGATTGGATCGAGGTGCCGACTTTCGATCCCAAGCCGTCCGCCTTTGCCGGGATCGCCAAGTGTCTTCGCGATTTGAACCTGGGAGTCTCGGTATCCAGCGCGTTGCCCGCGGGTGTTTCCGCAGTCGCGGATCGAAATGCCGCCGGCCGCTGGAGCGATTTCCTGAGCCGGCTGGCCGACACCGCGCACGCACTCGGAGCGGACCTGGCCATCGGTCCGCTTTATCACCCCGTAGGCGAGTTCGCATCCGGCGCGCAGGCCGATCTGCACGCCCGGCTGGCCCAGCGCCTCGCGGGCTGGCGGTCTCCGGCTCCTGTTCGTTTCGCACTTGAACCGCTCAACCGTTTCGAGACCAACGTGCTCAACCTATGCGCGGACGGCGCCCGCGTCATCGATGCAGCCGGCAATCAGGAGTTCGGCCTCATGGCCGACACATTTCACATGCATATTGAGGAACGCGACCCCATCGCGGCTTTCCGCGAACTGGGTTCCCGCTGCCTGCACTTTCATGCAAGCGAAAACGACCGGGGCGCGATCGGCTCAGGCCAGATCAACTGGTCCGCATGGTTTGCCGCCATCCGTGCGCGCGAACTCCCTGTTGTCGTCGCCGAATGTTTCTCGGCCGGGCTCGGCGAACTCGCAGCAGCCACGCGCATCTGGCGCGACGTCGCCGGCATCCCGGAAGACTGTGCATCCCGGTCACTCTCGTTTCTCCGCAATCACCTCACCGCATAA
- a CDS encoding sugar phosphate isomerase/epimerase family protein, translating to MKIGFHTDAFNTAFVSFRHAVDWASRNNVHNIECGLLGGVSWIHGLGYQPHVGLHEDPRELLEYMAERSVSFSQIDAAYPLSGFDGLTHGVAYIEKAIPWTSHAGCPFIDTTDGLHKPAGVEEEDSMQWMALAYRRIVSVAGRYGIGINIEPHGYFTTKPHFVERMLDFVDSPLLGLNMDTGNTFIAGEDPVAYLGKFITRVRHVHVKDVSPSLAAAARGEQTGIALSHCALGEGANANNIRECLRLLHAHGYQGTLSIECEGQSGPMLAASLAWLRKTLAELGIPDETA from the coding sequence ATGAAAATAGGATTCCATACCGACGCCTTCAATACGGCTTTTGTCTCTTTCCGCCATGCAGTGGACTGGGCCTCCCGCAATAATGTTCATAATATTGAATGCGGGTTGCTCGGCGGCGTGAGCTGGATACACGGGCTCGGCTACCAGCCCCACGTCGGATTGCACGAAGATCCGAGGGAGTTGCTCGAATATATGGCGGAGCGCAGCGTTTCCTTTTCCCAGATTGACGCCGCCTATCCCTTGTCCGGATTCGACGGTCTCACTCATGGCGTCGCCTATATTGAAAAAGCCATTCCCTGGACGTCGCATGCCGGCTGTCCCTTTATCGACACGACGGACGGCCTGCACAAACCCGCCGGGGTGGAAGAGGAAGACTCAATGCAATGGATGGCGCTTGCCTATCGGCGGATTGTGTCTGTCGCCGGCCGCTATGGTATTGGCATCAATATTGAGCCGCACGGCTATTTCACAACCAAACCTCATTTCGTGGAACGCATGCTTGACTTCGTGGACAGCCCGCTGCTCGGCCTGAACATGGATACGGGCAATACATTCATCGCCGGCGAGGACCCCGTGGCCTATTTGGGAAAATTCATCACGCGTGTTCGCCACGTGCATGTGAAAGACGTGTCCCCATCGCTTGCCGCCGCCGCGCGCGGAGAACAAACCGGCATCGCACTGAGCCATTGCGCATTGGGCGAAGGGGCCAATGCAAACAACATCCGCGAATGCCTCCGTTTACTCCATGCGCACGGCTATCAGGGGACGCTTAGCATTGAGTGTGAAGGGCAGTCCGGCCCGATGCTTGCCGCGTCGCTCGCATGGCTGCGCAAGACACTCGCGGAACTCGGCATCCCTGACGAAACGGCCTGA
- a CDS encoding uroporphyrinogen decarboxylase family protein has product MNSLENFRAMMNPGRGETLPQWLPFDLPVTPPIADRIEARFGTRDAAQAFDLDFRYCGPQLADDPERWRAAFAAQGISLPPDAELRPIGAVLVPPAQAAHDGAYHLREKFYPLASVTTVGQLRSLPWPDLDTALTAGTLAEDVAAIHAAGKVAVCNMEVTVFESAWYRRGMDVLFEDLIEGNEIGAWLLDWFTEFSVRRARLVARAGVDVVGLGDDVGTQRGMMMSVPFWRQHLKPRLKRVIDALRENQTRPLWVRYHSDGDIRSVIDELVEIGVDILNPVQPECLPPAEVIAAHKHHLKFWGMVGTQTTMPFGTPDEVRAVVAECARFAREGAGIVVAPTHVLEPDVPWENIEALADAVRAARL; this is encoded by the coding sequence ATGAATTCACTGGAAAATTTCCGCGCGATGATGAACCCGGGCCGCGGTGAAACACTCCCGCAATGGCTCCCTTTCGACCTGCCCGTGACGCCACCCATCGCCGACCGCATCGAGGCCCGTTTCGGCACGCGCGACGCGGCGCAGGCGTTCGACCTGGATTTCCGTTACTGCGGCCCGCAACTCGCCGATGACCCGGAGCGCTGGCGCGCCGCCTTCGCCGCCCAAGGCATATCCCTGCCGCCCGATGCCGAGCTTCGCCCGATCGGCGCCGTCCTCGTTCCCCCCGCCCAGGCCGCCCACGATGGCGCCTATCACCTGCGCGAGAAATTCTACCCGCTGGCCTCCGTCACCACGGTCGGGCAACTGCGCTCGCTGCCCTGGCCCGATTTGGACACGGCGCTGACTGCGGGCACGCTCGCCGAGGATGTCGCCGCCATTCACGCCGCCGGCAAGGTCGCCGTTTGCAACATGGAAGTCACCGTCTTCGAATCCGCCTGGTATCGGCGCGGCATGGATGTGCTGTTCGAGGACCTGATCGAAGGCAATGAAATCGGCGCATGGCTGCTGGACTGGTTCACCGAGTTTTCCGTGCGGCGCGCGCGTCTGGTGGCGCGGGCCGGCGTGGATGTCGTGGGGCTGGGGGACGACGTGGGCACGCAGCGCGGCATGATGATGTCAGTCCCTTTCTGGCGGCAGCACCTCAAACCGCGACTCAAGCGCGTGATTGACGCCCTGCGCGAAAACCAGACGCGCCCGCTGTGGGTCCGTTATCATTCCGACGGCGACATCCGGTCGGTCATTGACGAACTGGTCGAGATCGGCGTGGACATTTTGAACCCCGTGCAACCCGAATGCCTCCCGCCCGCCGAGGTGATTGCGGCACACAAGCACCATCTCAAATTCTGGGGCATGGTGGGCACGCAGACGACGATGCCGTTTGGCACACCCGACGAGGTGCGCGCGGTGGTGGCGGAGTGCGCGCGGTTCGCACGCGAGGGCGCGGGAATTGTCGTCGCGCCGACGCACGTCCTCGAACCGGACGTGCCTTGGGAAAACATCGAGGCGCTGGCGGACGCCGTCCGCGCCGCGCGACTCTGA